Proteins encoded in a region of the Raphanus sativus cultivar WK10039 chromosome 8, ASM80110v3, whole genome shotgun sequence genome:
- the LOC108821794 gene encoding uncharacterized protein LOC108821794, with protein sequence MSIKHVWFLMVVVGFVVSANAQLPQFPIPFPFPLPFQPSPGIPGLPDVAKCWSSVMNVPGCIIEIYTSILTGKFGHIGPACCKVFLEAEANCLPKVPIYPLFPLKEQC encoded by the coding sequence ATGTCTATTAAACATGTCTGGTTCCTAATGGTGGTTGTGGGTTTTGTAGTCTCTGCCAATGCTCAACTGCCCCAGTTTCCCATCCCATTTCCTTTTCCACTCCCATTCCAACCAAGTCCCGGTATTCCAGGATTACCTGATGTAGCAAAATGTTGGTCTTCAGTGATGAATGTTCCAGGATGCATTATAGAGATTTATACATCCATACTCACAGGAAAATTCGGACATATAGGCCCCGCTTGTTGCAAAGTATTCTTGGAAGCCGAAGCCAATTGCTTGCCGAAAGTTCCAATCTATCCACTTTTTCCTCTCAAAGAACAATGTTAA
- the LOC108820312 gene encoding uncharacterized protein LOC108820312 — MSIKHVWFLMVVVGFVVSANAQLPQFPIPFPFPLPFQPSPGIPGLPDVAKCWSSVMNVPGCIIEIYTSILTGKFGHIGPACCKAFLEAEANCLPKVPIYPLFPLKEQCSRVGSAAPPTTK; from the coding sequence ATGTCTATTAAACATGTCTGGTTCCTAATGGTGGTTGTGGGTTTTGTAGTCTCTGCCAATGCTCAACTGCCGCAGTTTCCCATCCCATTTCCTTTTCCACTCCCATTCCAACCAAGTCCCGGTATTCCAGGATTACCTGATGTAGCAAAATGTTGGTCTTCAGTGATGAATGTTCCAGGATGCATTATAGAGATTTATACATCCATACTCACAGGAAAATTCGGACATATAGGCCCCGCTTGTTGCAAAGCATTCTTGGAAGCCGAAGCCAATTGCTTGCCGAAAGTTCCAATCTATCCACTTTTTCCTCTCAAAGAACAATGTTCAAGAGTTGGTAGCGCAGCTCCTCCTAccacaaaatag